One genomic segment of Pseudomonas sp. RU47 includes these proteins:
- a CDS encoding Trm112 family protein produces the protein MDTKLLDILACPICKGPLKLSADKTELISKGAGLAYPIRDGIPVMLESEARTLTTDERLDK, from the coding sequence ATGGACACCAAATTGCTCGACATCCTCGCGTGCCCGATCTGTAAAGGCCCGCTCAAGCTCAGCGCCGACAAGACCGAACTGATCAGCAAGGGTGCCGGTCTGGCCTATCCGATCCGCGACGGCATCCCGGTGATGCTCGAAAGCGAAGCCCGCACTCTGACCACCGACGAGCGTCTGGATAAATGA